A region from the Vicia villosa cultivar HV-30 ecotype Madison, WI linkage group LG3, Vvil1.0, whole genome shotgun sequence genome encodes:
- the LOC131659818 gene encoding mitochondrial metalloendopeptidase OMA1-like, with protein sequence MRNLNPHALTSFPNKLFHIPNRFYCVDSEKMPKGFIDRFKWKFRKYETVPYTKRSRYIIYPTHQRERSRGEKQFQLFKQSFRRDAILPPSHPHTVRVKKILNNILNALQKERNKMRSASSNYSFLHLLWLRLIRRLPPSMSHLDGLNWEILVVNAPDLTCQCCPGGKMIISKVLINHFSNDAEIATCIAHEVAHIVARHPAEKITKSVWIYIVYMGLNKFISIDYSKQVAPLVSRLPFHRRFEIEADYIGLLLMAAAGYDPQVAPKVCEKIETLYERDNDSMLTCFFDTHPSGGKRANALTRPKIMNEALVLYNEAIATTRCGVE encoded by the exons ATGAGAAATCTCAATCCTCATGCGCTAACTTCTTTTCCTAACAAACTATTTCACATTCCCAACAGATTTTACTGCGTGGATTCTGAAAAAATGCCCAAAGGCTTCATCGATCGTTTCAAGTGGAAATTCAGAAAATACGAAACTGTTCCATACACTAAACGATCACGTTATATTATATACCCAACACATCAGAGGGAGAGAAGTCGCGGCGAGAAACAGTTTCAACTATTCAAACAAAGTTTCCGACGAGATGCAATTTTGCCTCCTTCACATCCACATACTGTTAGGGTTAAAAAGATTCTCAATAACATTCTCAATGCATTGCAGAAAGAGAGGAACAAAATGAGGTCTGCTTCTTCTAACTATAGCTTTTTGCATCTTCTTTGGTTGCGTCTTATTCGAAGGTTACCGCCTTCTATGTCCCATCTGGATGGATTAAATTGGGAGATTTTGGTTGTCAATGCTCCTGACTTAACTTGCCAATGTTGCCCTGGTGGCAAGATGATTATATCCAAGGTTCTTATTAACCATTTTTCAAATGATGCGGAGATTGCAACTTGTATTGCACATGAG GTTGCACATATTGTGGCTCGACACCCTGCTGAAAAAATCACAAAGAGCGTGTGGATTTATATTGTGTATATGGGGCTTAACAAGTTTATCAGCATTGATTATAGTAAGCAAGTGGCGCCGCTTGTCTCTAGACTACCTTTCCACCGACG GTTTGAAATCGAAGCTGATTACATCGGCCTTCTACTAATGGCAGCAGCTGGCTATGATCCTCAGGTGGCACCTAAAGTATGTGAAAAGATAGAAACGTTATATGAACGTGACAACGATTCTATGCTTACATGTTTTTTTGATACCCATCCATCAGGAGGAAAAAGAGCCAACGCATTGACTCGGCCTAAGATAATGAATGAAGCTCTTGTTTTATATAATGAGGCAATTGCAACAACAAGGTGTGGGGTTGAATGA